In Flavobacterium endoglycinae, one DNA window encodes the following:
- a CDS encoding DUF4369 domain-containing protein: MKKILFLLTASAAIISCSKVKDGEYLITGTAKGIENGKTIILQGQDPATRMTVALDTVKVENGKFEIKGKVTEPAFHTLLLQGANGPIPFILETGEINIEVDKDSIHKSKISGTYSNDEYVKFNEDMTKTQKSLIDFQKKNTQKMQQAQQAQDTATINSLMKQYMEIQTEVQANSKKKYLAYAETHPKSFISVLIVQGMINDPSADIKKSESIFNSLDESLKNTTPGKEIKTRLGQAKMPAVGASAAPVGSAK, encoded by the coding sequence ATGAAAAAAATACTTTTTTTACTTACAGCTTCTGCAGCTATCATTTCATGCAGCAAAGTTAAAGACGGAGAATACCTTATTACAGGTACTGCAAAAGGAATTGAAAATGGAAAAACAATTATCCTTCAAGGTCAAGATCCTGCTACAAGAATGACAGTTGCTCTTGATACTGTAAAAGTTGAAAATGGAAAATTTGAAATAAAAGGAAAAGTTACAGAACCAGCTTTCCACACATTACTCCTTCAAGGTGCTAACGGACCAATCCCTTTTATCCTTGAAACTGGAGAAATCAATATCGAAGTTGACAAAGACAGTATTCATAAATCTAAAATTTCTGGAACTTACAGCAATGATGAGTATGTGAAATTCAATGAGGATATGACAAAAACTCAAAAAAGTTTAATTGATTTCCAGAAAAAGAATACTCAAAAAATGCAGCAAGCTCAACAAGCTCAAGATACAGCAACTATCAACAGCTTGATGAAACAATATATGGAAATTCAAACTGAAGTTCAAGCTAACAGCAAAAAGAAATATTTAGCTTACGCTGAAACTCACCCAAAATCATTTATCTCTGTATTAATTGTTCAGGGTATGATTAATGATCCAAGTGCAGATATTAAAAAATCTGAGAGTATTTTCAACTCATTAGACGAGTCTTTAAAAAACACTACTCCTGGTAAAGAAATCAAAACTAGATTAGGTCAAGCTAAAATGCCTGCAGTTGGTGCGTCAGCAGCTCCTGTTGGCAGCGCTAAATGA
- a CDS encoding KTSC domain-containing protein, producing MKKIVEYRKLLNVDKTAELKDLKTIYRNAMKESHPDKFVGDDAGLKEAEEKSKTIIEAYHFLVSIHPDTIKLNLPEYTETISTCSITDFKFVEGRLIIDFSNGSVYEYISVPKATYVKMVNADSPARFAKRHILNSFTWRKKTNQE from the coding sequence ATGAAAAAAATAGTTGAATACCGCAAGTTACTAAACGTAGACAAAACTGCTGAATTAAAAGATTTAAAAACAATTTATCGTAATGCGATGAAAGAATCTCATCCAGATAAATTTGTAGGAGATGACGCTGGTTTAAAAGAAGCAGAAGAAAAAAGTAAAACAATCATTGAAGCTTACCACTTTTTAGTAAGTATCCACCCTGATACCATCAAACTTAATTTACCTGAATACACAGAAACAATCTCAACTTGTTCTATAACAGATTTTAAATTTGTAGAAGGTCGTTTAATTATTGACTTTTCTAACGGAAGTGTTTACGAATACATCAGTGTACCAAAAGCAACTTACGTAAAAATGGTAAATGCTGATTCTCCTGCGAGATTTGCAAAAAGACACATTTTGAATTCTTTCACATGGAGAAAGAAAACAAATCAAGAATAA
- a CDS encoding YchJ family protein — protein MEKSQLMESKKCFCDTGLLFEDCCGLYLQNNQKAPTALVLMRSRYSAYATHNGDYLLETTHISERKYYSKAEILKWATANTWQKLEILSFTENTVEFKAYFLDSNQKPQVHYEFSTFKFENDAWYYVDGKFE, from the coding sequence ATGGAGAAGAGCCAGTTGATGGAGAGTAAAAAATGCTTCTGTGATACCGGATTGCTTTTTGAAGATTGCTGCGGATTATATCTTCAGAATAATCAAAAAGCCCCAACTGCTTTGGTTTTAATGCGCTCTCGATATTCAGCGTATGCGACTCATAATGGCGATTATCTTTTAGAAACCACACATATTTCTGAAAGAAAATATTATTCTAAAGCCGAGATTTTGAAATGGGCAACAGCTAATACCTGGCAGAAACTCGAAATTTTAAGTTTTACTGAAAATACAGTCGAGTTCAAAGCGTATTTTTTAGATTCAAATCAAAAACCGCAGGTTCATTATGAATTTTCTACCTTTAAATTTGAAAATGATGCATGGTATTATGTTGACGGAAAGTTTGAATAA
- a CDS encoding vWA domain-containing protein, with translation MKNEFKKGFYFKSYEAPFQSPFEKLFGIFKELITHTSGDFDEAINWLRELDKEYKLTDENYTIDDFIEDLKKKGYIKDEVKPDGSNGLGITAKTERAIRQQALDQIFGNLKRSGNGNHKTKHAGNGDEHTGEFREFNFGDGLERIALTESLRNAQINNGVESFMLTENDLVVEETQHKAQMSTVLMIDISHSMILYGEDRITPAKKVAMALAELITTRYPKDTLDILVFGNDAWTIPIKDLPYLQVGPYHTNTVAGLQLAMDILRRKRNTNKQIFMITDGKPSCVRERDGSYYMNSNGLDEYIVDKCYTQAQQARKLHIPITTFMIARDPYLQRFVNHFTEANQGKAFYTGLKGLGEMIFEDYETNRKKRVR, from the coding sequence ATGAAAAACGAATTTAAAAAAGGATTTTATTTTAAGTCGTACGAAGCCCCGTTTCAGTCTCCGTTTGAAAAACTATTTGGCATTTTCAAAGAGCTGATCACCCATACTTCGGGGGATTTTGATGAAGCGATCAATTGGCTTCGCGAGTTAGATAAAGAATACAAACTCACCGACGAGAACTACACAATCGATGATTTTATCGAAGATTTAAAAAAGAAAGGATACATAAAAGACGAAGTCAAACCCGATGGTTCAAACGGTTTAGGAATTACCGCTAAAACAGAACGTGCGATTCGACAACAAGCTTTAGATCAGATTTTTGGAAATTTAAAACGTTCTGGAAACGGAAATCACAAAACCAAACATGCCGGAAATGGCGACGAACATACCGGAGAATTTCGTGAATTTAATTTTGGTGATGGTTTAGAACGTATCGCTTTAACCGAAAGTTTACGAAATGCTCAGATCAATAATGGTGTTGAAAGTTTCATGCTTACCGAAAATGATTTGGTGGTTGAAGAAACGCAGCATAAAGCCCAAATGAGTACCGTTTTGATGATCGACATCAGTCATAGTATGATTTTATATGGCGAAGACCGAATTACACCAGCCAAAAAAGTAGCAATGGCTTTAGCGGAATTAATAACAACTCGTTATCCAAAAGATACACTTGATATTTTAGTCTTCGGAAACGATGCCTGGACAATTCCTATAAAAGATTTACCGTATTTGCAAGTTGGACCTTATCATACCAATACAGTTGCTGGATTACAGCTGGCAATGGATATTTTGCGTCGAAAACGTAATACCAACAAACAGATTTTTATGATTACCGATGGTAAACCAAGTTGTGTCCGTGAGCGTGATGGTTCTTATTATATGAATAGTAACGGACTTGACGAATACATTGTCGATAAATGTTACACACAGGCACAGCAGGCTAGAAAACTGCATATTCCGATTACGACATTCATGATTGCCAGAGATCCTTATTTGCAGCGATTTGTAAATCATTTTACAGAAGCCAATCAAGGAAAAGCATTTTATACAGGATTAAAAGGTCTTGGTGAAATGATTTTTGAAGATTATGAAACAAATAGGAAGAAGAGAGTTCGTTAA
- a CDS encoding magnesium chelatase gives MEINNIKTLGQLKAAGYKSISIKDELRNNLREKIKTGKPVFEGVHGFENTVIPELERAILSRHNINLLGLRGQAKTRLARKMIELLDEYIPFVTGSEINDDPLKPISRFAKDIIEEKGDDTPISWLHRSERFFEKLATPDVTVADLIGDVDPIKAANLKLSYADDRVIHFGMIPRANRCIFVINELPDLQARIQVALFNILQEGDIQIRGFKLRMPLDMQFVFTANPEDYTNRGSIVTPLKDRIGSQILTHYPETVAIARTITEQEAKLDQNQSDVVYVPGLARDILEQISFEARDSEYIDNKSGVSARMSITAFENLISTAERRALKSGADKTNLRLSDFMGIIPAITGKVELVYEGEQEGAAVVAQHLIGSAIRTLFPNYFPKIEKLEKQGEKTPYSDLIEWFFAESGFELLDDASDTEYQSILDEVTPLDALIKKYQPELDKKDQYFVKEFILWALVEYNKLSKDRFATGHQFKDMYGSYISKL, from the coding sequence ATGGAAATAAACAATATAAAAACATTAGGGCAGTTAAAAGCTGCAGGATATAAAAGCATAAGTATAAAAGACGAATTACGAAATAATCTTCGTGAGAAAATTAAAACGGGAAAGCCTGTTTTTGAAGGCGTTCACGGTTTTGAAAATACAGTAATTCCAGAATTAGAACGTGCGATTCTTTCTCGTCACAACATTAATTTATTAGGATTGCGCGGACAAGCAAAAACTCGTTTGGCGCGTAAAATGATAGAATTATTAGATGAATACATTCCGTTTGTAACAGGTTCAGAAATTAATGATGATCCGTTGAAACCAATTTCACGTTTTGCTAAAGACATTATTGAAGAAAAAGGCGATGATACTCCAATTTCATGGTTACACAGAAGCGAACGTTTCTTCGAAAAACTGGCCACTCCAGACGTTACAGTTGCGGATTTAATTGGAGATGTTGACCCAATAAAAGCGGCGAATTTAAAATTATCGTATGCAGATGATCGTGTTATTCACTTCGGAATGATTCCACGAGCAAACAGATGTATCTTCGTAATCAACGAATTACCAGATTTACAAGCGAGAATTCAAGTAGCATTGTTTAATATTTTACAGGAAGGCGATATACAAATTCGTGGTTTTAAATTAAGAATGCCATTAGATATGCAGTTTGTTTTCACAGCAAATCCAGAAGATTATACCAACAGAGGAAGTATTGTAACACCTTTAAAAGATAGAATTGGTTCGCAAATTCTAACCCATTATCCTGAAACAGTTGCCATTGCAAGAACGATTACCGAGCAGGAAGCAAAACTAGATCAGAATCAAAGTGATGTAGTATATGTTCCAGGTTTGGCGAGAGATATTTTAGAACAAATTAGTTTTGAAGCGCGTGACAGCGAATACATTGATAATAAAAGCGGTGTAAGTGCCAGAATGAGTATTACGGCTTTTGAAAATTTAATCAGCACTGCTGAACGCCGAGCTTTAAAATCAGGAGCCGATAAAACGAATCTGCGTTTGTCTGATTTTATGGGAATTATTCCAGCCATTACCGGAAAAGTAGAATTAGTTTATGAAGGAGAACAGGAGGGAGCAGCCGTTGTGGCACAACATTTAATTGGCTCTGCCATTAGAACTTTATTCCCTAATTATTTTCCTAAAATTGAAAAATTAGAAAAACAGGGAGAGAAAACACCTTACTCAGATTTGATTGAATGGTTTTTTGCAGAAAGCGGTTTTGAATTATTAGACGATGCTTCAGATACTGAGTATCAGAGTATTTTAGACGAAGTAACACCTCTTGATGCTCTGATAAAAAAATACCAGCCTGAATTGGATAAAAAAGACCAATATTTTGTAAAAGAATTTATTTTATGGGCTTTAGTCGAATACAATAAACTAAGCAAAGATCGTTTTGCAACTGGGCACCAGTTTAAGGATATGTACGGAAGTTATATCAGCAAACTTTAA
- a CDS encoding DMT family transporter, with protein MLFLILSVLCSVTVGVIFKITRKYNSNPIQIVAFNYVTAILLCYFTFKPDLNEVHADAPWNIYIAIGVLLPILFLILAASIKHMGIVKTDAAQRLSLFIPILAAWLVFKEEFNTYKVIGLIIGFTALLFILRKKTSNEENKWIYPAAVLLGFGIIDILFKQIALYTTLPYTTSLFIVFDISLAVALFIVVYDVAFKKVKLDYKNLLFGALVGIFNFGNILFYLKAHKAFSENPSTVFAGMNMGVIILGSLVGLLFFKEKLSKTNLIGLILALISIIFIVRSQF; from the coding sequence ATGTTGTTTCTTATTTTAAGTGTATTGTGCAGTGTAACTGTAGGTGTAATTTTCAAGATTACCCGTAAGTATAATTCCAATCCTATTCAAATTGTTGCGTTTAATTATGTTACTGCCATTCTACTTTGTTATTTCACATTCAAGCCTGATTTAAATGAAGTTCATGCAGATGCTCCTTGGAATATTTATATCGCAATTGGAGTTTTATTGCCCATATTATTTTTAATACTGGCCGCTTCCATCAAACATATGGGAATCGTAAAAACCGATGCTGCCCAGCGATTGTCATTATTTATTCCAATACTGGCTGCTTGGCTTGTTTTTAAAGAAGAATTCAATACTTATAAAGTAATCGGGCTGATTATAGGTTTTACAGCACTCTTATTTATTTTAAGAAAAAAGACCAGCAACGAAGAAAATAAATGGATATATCCAGCGGCAGTTTTATTGGGTTTTGGAATCATTGATATTCTTTTTAAACAAATCGCCCTTTATACCACATTGCCGTATACAACCTCTCTATTTATCGTTTTTGATATTTCACTAGCTGTTGCTCTTTTTATTGTAGTTTATGATGTGGCCTTTAAAAAAGTAAAATTAGACTATAAAAACCTGCTGTTTGGAGCTTTAGTTGGAATTTTTAATTTTGGGAATATTCTGTTTTATTTAAAAGCACACAAAGCATTTTCTGAGAATCCATCAACTGTTTTTGCAGGAATGAATATGGGAGTTATTATTTTAGGAAGCCTTGTCGGTCTTCTTTTCTTTAAAGAAAAACTCTCCAAAACTAATTTAATAGGACTTATTTTAGCACTAATTTCAATTATTTTTATTGTTAGATCACAATTTTAA
- a CDS encoding Glu/Leu/Phe/Val family dehydrogenase — MSAEIIKQNPFQSMIDRFNIAADILNLEESIRQKLQRPEKQIVVNFSITLDNGTEKNFEGYRVIHNTALGPSKGGIRYDNSVNLDEVKALAAWMTWKSAVTGIPFGGAKGGIICDPRTLSKTELERITRAYTKALADIFGPEKDVPAPDMGTGPDEMGWLMDEFSLVHGKTIHAVVTGKHLHSGGSLGRVEATGRGVSIISLLALEKLKIRPARSTAAIQGFGNVGLHSALFLYEKGVKIVAVSDVSEAFYNPDGINIPELILYYNLNNKTIKGYPNSVAIKHDELLFLEVDLLIPAAKEDVITQKNANDIRARIIVEAANGPVSSDADKILHEKNVLVVPDILANAGGVTVSYFEWLQNSLLESWRIHQINKRLEDILEKGFETVFRTAAKYSVTPRIAAYIIALKKVSETQSVKEVALEAEKFKQN; from the coding sequence ATGAGTGCAGAAATTATAAAGCAAAATCCGTTTCAATCTATGATTGATCGTTTTAATATAGCAGCCGATATTCTTAATTTAGAAGAATCAATCAGACAAAAGCTGCAGCGACCAGAAAAACAAATTGTGGTCAATTTTTCTATTACTTTAGATAACGGAACCGAAAAAAACTTCGAAGGATATCGTGTTATTCACAATACAGCTTTAGGACCATCAAAAGGCGGGATTCGATATGATAATTCCGTGAATCTGGATGAAGTAAAAGCTCTTGCTGCCTGGATGACCTGGAAATCAGCTGTAACCGGAATTCCGTTTGGTGGCGCAAAAGGTGGTATTATATGCGATCCGAGAACACTCTCTAAAACGGAATTAGAAAGAATTACAAGAGCCTATACAAAAGCTTTAGCTGATATTTTTGGTCCTGAAAAAGATGTTCCAGCTCCAGATATGGGAACCGGTCCAGATGAAATGGGCTGGCTGATGGATGAATTTTCATTAGTTCATGGGAAAACCATTCACGCGGTAGTGACTGGAAAACATTTGCATTCTGGAGGTTCATTGGGTAGAGTAGAAGCAACAGGAAGAGGAGTGAGCATAATCAGTCTATTAGCTTTAGAAAAATTAAAAATCAGACCGGCACGCTCTACAGCTGCCATTCAAGGATTTGGAAATGTAGGACTTCATTCGGCTTTATTTTTATATGAAAAAGGAGTGAAAATTGTAGCAGTAAGTGATGTTTCTGAAGCATTCTACAATCCTGATGGAATCAATATTCCCGAATTGATTTTGTATTACAATTTGAATAACAAAACCATTAAAGGATATCCCAATTCAGTTGCTATTAAACACGATGAGCTGCTTTTTTTAGAAGTCGATCTGCTTATTCCTGCAGCCAAGGAAGATGTGATTACACAGAAAAATGCGAATGATATTCGCGCTAGAATCATTGTAGAAGCGGCAAATGGGCCAGTTTCTTCTGATGCAGATAAAATTCTACATGAAAAGAATGTTTTAGTGGTACCAGATATTTTAGCGAATGCGGGAGGTGTAACCGTTTCGTATTTTGAATGGCTTCAGAATTCGTTGTTAGAATCTTGGAGAATTCACCAGATTAACAAACGTCTGGAAGACATTTTGGAGAAAGGTTTCGAAACCGTATTTAGAACTGCCGCGAAATACAGCGTAACGCCAAGAATTGCGGCTTACATTATTGCCCTGAAAAAAGTTTCCGAAACACAATCCGTTAAAGAAGTGGCTTTAGAAGCCGAAAAGTTTAAACAGAATTAA